A window from Kovacikia minuta CCNUW1 encodes these proteins:
- a CDS encoding sugar transferase, translated as MVKRTETTNSSISLSPDRAVEEPIQASTKQQDREFHPSVTSRTKRLIDIAGALVGLAITAVVAVPVAIAVQFDNPGPIFYSQVRCGLKGKPFRIWKFRSMVMNADKLQHLVNNEAKGGIFKNRNDPRITRVGKFLRRTSLDEFPQFWNVLVGEMSLVGTRPPTVNEVIGYKRYHWERLNVKPGITGEWQANGRSEVTDFEQIVKMDLAYQQKWSVAYDLHLLLKTIQVVFKKEGAC; from the coding sequence TTGGTTAAGCGTACAGAAACAACGAATTCTTCTATTTCGTTATCGCCTGATAGAGCTGTTGAAGAACCCATTCAGGCATCTACTAAACAACAGGATCGGGAGTTTCACCCTTCTGTTACCAGTCGGACCAAGCGTTTGATCGATATAGCAGGAGCCTTAGTCGGTTTAGCAATTACGGCAGTCGTGGCAGTTCCCGTAGCGATCGCAGTTCAGTTTGATAATCCAGGTCCGATTTTTTACAGTCAGGTTCGTTGTGGTCTTAAGGGTAAACCCTTCCGTATCTGGAAATTTAGATCAATGGTGATGAATGCTGACAAGCTGCAACACCTGGTCAACAACGAAGCAAAAGGGGGGATTTTCAAGAACAGAAACGACCCCCGTATTACTCGTGTGGGCAAGTTTCTACGGCGCACTAGTTTAGATGAATTCCCACAGTTCTGGAACGTATTAGTTGGCGAGATGAGTTTGGTTGGTACCCGCCCGCCTACGGTCAATGAGGTCATAGGTTACAAGCGGTATCACTGGGAGCGGTTGAACGTAAAACCCGGCATTACGGGAGAATGGCAGGCAAATGGTCGATCGGAAGTTACCGATTTTGAGCAGATTGTAAAAATGGACCTTGCCTATCAGCAAAAATGGTCTGTTGCCTACGATTTGCACTTGCTCCTGAAGACCATTCAAGTTGTGTTCAAGAAAGAGGGTGCCTGCTAA
- a CDS encoding ChaN family lipoprotein: MKRMGWIPGLCATWLLGIFSLLALPTHAQVDCSNFDRLQELTATIAHARSSQPLPPQTALQQLARANVIYLGETHDRPADHAAQLAIIEALHCLRPQLAIGMEMFQRPYQSVLDRYLSGNLTETELKDLSQYQKRWGFEWEFYAPILRFAKQNRLPVLALNTPTEVTRKVSRSGLESLTLAERRFIPSRSAIVLEPESYRQRLREIYTGIHHGKSNSSQFEYFFQAQVLWDETMAERIAQILQRDPGILVVVLVGQGHLVYGNGLPSRVARRLLPMQPSFSQVSVLLNPPQEVQSEKEVADYFWFSP, encoded by the coding sequence ATGAAACGAATGGGCTGGATTCCTGGGTTATGTGCCACCTGGTTGTTGGGAATATTTTCGCTTTTGGCGCTACCGACCCACGCTCAGGTTGATTGTTCTAATTTCGATCGCTTACAGGAACTCACCGCGACGATCGCCCATGCCCGATCGTCCCAACCCCTCCCACCCCAAACCGCCCTCCAGCAGCTTGCCCGCGCCAATGTTATCTATCTGGGAGAAACCCACGATCGTCCCGCAGACCATGCCGCCCAGCTCGCCATTATTGAAGCCCTGCATTGCCTCCGTCCCCAGTTGGCAATTGGGATGGAAATGTTTCAGCGTCCTTACCAATCGGTTCTGGATCGCTACCTATCAGGAAATCTGACCGAAACAGAACTGAAAGATTTGAGCCAGTATCAAAAGCGCTGGGGATTTGAGTGGGAATTTTACGCTCCAATTTTGCGCTTTGCGAAGCAGAATCGTCTGCCCGTTTTGGCACTAAATACCCCCACCGAAGTCACCCGGAAAGTTTCCCGCAGCGGGTTAGAAAGCCTGACTCTGGCAGAGCGGCGGTTTATTCCATCCCGTTCGGCGATCGTTTTAGAACCAGAATCCTACCGCCAACGCCTGCGCGAAATCTACACCGGAATCCACCACGGTAAGAGTAACAGTAGCCAGTTTGAGTACTTTTTTCAGGCGCAGGTGCTATGGGATGAAACAATGGCAGAGCGGATTGCCCAGATTCTCCAGCGCGACCCAGGAATTCTGGTTGTGGTTTTAGTTGGACAGGGGCATCTTGTTTATGGAAATGGTCTTCCTAGCCGTGTTGCCCGTCGATTGCTGCCCATGCAACCCAGCTTTAGCCAGGTTTCAGTGCTGCTAAACCCTCCCCAGGAAGTTCAGTCTGAAAAAGAAGTGGCAGATTACTTCTGGTTCTCTCCTTAG
- a CDS encoding GDSL-type esterase/lipase family protein encodes MQTATAFLRFRPTLTSQSLRIVALGDSLIYGYGDPVGGGWVERLRRSWMEPHSPGPVLYNLGVRGDSVKQVARRLEDEFRNRGEIRNRLPDLMILSVGVNDSARLSRPQGRNFTDFDEFQTEMANLLNRAQRLCPVLFVGMVPIDEAQMPFLDCLYYNHADQYRYKEATRLACQAAQIPYLDIFSLWLERGDTWCRSQLSQDGLHPNVSGYQALLEDVLQWKPFREWVWR; translated from the coding sequence ATGCAAACTGCTACTGCTTTTTTGCGCTTTCGTCCCACGCTGACCAGCCAATCTTTGCGGATTGTCGCTCTGGGAGACAGTCTGATTTACGGATATGGTGATCCGGTGGGTGGTGGTTGGGTAGAGCGTCTGCGACGAAGTTGGATGGAACCCCACAGCCCTGGGCCAGTTCTTTACAATTTGGGAGTGCGGGGGGACAGCGTTAAACAAGTTGCCCGACGGCTAGAAGATGAATTCCGTAACCGGGGTGAAATTCGCAATCGCCTACCGGATTTAATGATTCTATCGGTCGGAGTGAATGATTCTGCTCGTCTGTCGCGACCGCAAGGGCGCAACTTTACAGATTTTGATGAATTCCAGACTGAAATGGCAAATCTGCTGAACCGAGCGCAACGGCTTTGCCCGGTTCTTTTTGTTGGCATGGTTCCCATTGATGAGGCTCAAATGCCTTTTCTGGATTGCCTCTACTACAACCATGCCGATCAATACCGCTACAAGGAAGCAACTCGGTTAGCCTGTCAGGCAGCGCAAATTCCCTACCTGGATATTTTTTCACTCTGGTTGGAACGGGGTGATACCTGGTGTCGATCGCAATTAAGCCAGGATGGGTTACATCCCAATGTGTCTGGTTATCAGGCATTGCTAGAGGATGTGCTTCAATGGAAACCCTTTAGGGAGTGGGTTTGGCGATGA
- a CDS encoding sugar kinase — MLEGKRGLFVGLVTLDLVYLVEHFPTSNQKMVASDYTVSAGGPATNAAVAFNYMNGQATILGVLGKHAITHLILTDLQRMGVAIADLAPDHLESPAVSSIIVTEATGERAVISINAVNHQATEGAIPKDCLQDVAVVLVDGHQMEAGQAIAQQAKSQGIPVVIDGGSWKPGFDAVLQFADYAICSANFHPPGCKGIEDTVDYLTHLGVSHIAITCGEQPIRYWHHNQMGWIEVPRIKAVDTSGAGDIFHGTFCSAILQEDFVDALSSAARVATRSCQFFGTRRWMDEQ; from the coding sequence ATGCTAGAGGGGAAACGGGGGTTGTTTGTCGGGTTAGTGACGCTGGATCTGGTCTATCTTGTGGAGCATTTTCCTACCAGTAATCAAAAGATGGTGGCATCGGACTACACGGTTTCAGCGGGTGGGCCAGCAACGAATGCAGCAGTTGCTTTTAACTATATGAACGGACAGGCAACAATTTTGGGGGTTCTGGGAAAGCATGCGATTACCCACCTGATTTTGACAGATTTGCAACGGATGGGAGTGGCGATCGCTGATCTCGCCCCAGACCATCTAGAATCTCCGGCTGTGTCTTCTATCATCGTGACTGAAGCCACGGGAGAACGGGCAGTTATCTCGATCAATGCCGTTAACCATCAAGCAACTGAGGGTGCGATTCCTAAGGATTGCTTGCAGGATGTAGCAGTTGTCTTGGTGGATGGACATCAGATGGAAGCGGGGCAGGCGATCGCCCAACAGGCAAAGTCCCAAGGGATTCCTGTTGTAATAGATGGTGGTAGCTGGAAACCAGGATTTGATGCTGTCCTCCAATTCGCGGATTACGCCATTTGTTCAGCCAATTTTCATCCTCCTGGTTGCAAGGGCATTGAGGATACAGTGGACTATCTGACTCATCTGGGTGTCTCCCATATCGCCATAACCTGCGGTGAACAACCCATTCGGTACTGGCATCACAACCAGATGGGATGGATAGAAGTGCCACGGATTAAAGCCGTAGATACCTCAGGAGCGGGAGACATTTTTCATGGCACTTTTTGCTCCGCCATCCTACAGGAAGACTTTGTCGATGCCCTGTCCTCGGCAGCCCGTGTTGCGACCCGTTCCTGCCAGTTCTTTGGCACCCGTCGCTGGATGGATGAGCAGTAG
- a CDS encoding 3'(2'),5'-bisphosphate nucleotidase CysQ family protein, protein MTNLQDQDLQELVTIARSIGWGTASILLEMQHTELGVEDAGDGPVTKADKAANRYILDNLQAALGTAEFGYLSEENYKTQNHERSSQPWVWVIDPLDGTKDFIQGTGEFSVHIALLHVDRPVVSVVVCPAAATLYFATLHGGTFAEKQDGSIKPVKVSQRQRLEDLTIVASRSHRNERLKQLLQRFPCQKQRSVGSVGGKIAAILEQTAEVYISLSGQSAPKDWDLAAPELILTEAGGQFTYFDGTLLQYNQADVSKWGGLLASNGSCHQALCTAAVEILAEIDAQ, encoded by the coding sequence TTGACAAATTTGCAGGATCAGGATTTGCAGGAGCTAGTAACAATTGCCCGTTCGATCGGTTGGGGAACGGCGAGCATCCTTTTGGAAATGCAGCATACAGAGTTGGGCGTTGAGGATGCGGGTGATGGCCCTGTTACAAAGGCAGATAAGGCTGCCAATCGCTACATTTTGGACAACTTACAGGCTGCTTTAGGAACCGCAGAGTTTGGCTATCTGAGTGAGGAGAATTACAAAACCCAGAACCATGAACGCTCATCCCAACCCTGGGTTTGGGTAATTGATCCCCTGGATGGAACCAAGGATTTCATTCAAGGAACGGGAGAGTTCTCAGTTCATATTGCCCTGTTGCATGTCGATCGTCCTGTTGTGTCGGTGGTTGTCTGTCCTGCGGCAGCAACGCTTTACTTTGCAACGCTTCACGGCGGCACGTTTGCCGAAAAACAGGATGGCAGCATCAAGCCAGTCAAAGTTTCTCAGCGTCAGCGGCTCGAAGATTTAACCATTGTTGCCAGTCGCAGCCATCGGAATGAGCGTCTCAAGCAACTTTTGCAACGGTTTCCCTGCCAGAAGCAGCGATCGGTGGGGAGTGTCGGTGGAAAAATTGCCGCAATTCTGGAACAGACCGCAGAGGTCTATATTTCGCTGTCTGGTCAATCTGCCCCCAAGGATTGGGATCTGGCTGCACCAGAACTAATTTTGACCGAAGCAGGCGGTCAGTTCACCTATTTTGATGGCACGCTGCTTCAGTACAACCAGGCAGATGTCAGCAAGTGGGGAGGGTTGCTGGCTAGTAACGGTTCCTGCCACCAGGCACTCTGTACCGCAGCGGTAGAAATTTTGGCAGAGATTGACGCTCAGTAA
- a CDS encoding DUF1818 family protein: MNRIIKTGTGWRLGWDASAEQFKGLVGADEWALELTESEMNDFCRLVNQLAETIVQISNELMDEEAIACEVESDLLWLEAEGYPDAYHLHLILLTGRGGEGFWSASAVPELIQAIQLLQGF; this comes from the coding sequence ATGAATCGGATCATCAAAACTGGAACGGGCTGGCGTTTGGGTTGGGATGCCAGCGCTGAACAGTTTAAAGGCTTGGTGGGAGCGGATGAGTGGGCACTGGAACTGACAGAATCCGAGATGAATGACTTCTGCCGATTAGTGAACCAGTTGGCAGAGACGATCGTGCAGATCAGCAATGAATTAATGGATGAAGAGGCGATCGCCTGTGAAGTTGAAAGCGATTTGCTCTGGCTAGAAGCCGAAGGCTATCCTGATGCCTATCATCTTCATCTCATTTTGCTTACGGGACGAGGGGGGGAGGGGTTTTGGTCTGCGTCTGCGGTTCCTGAACTGATTCAAGCCATTCAGTTACTCCAGGGGTTCTGA
- a CDS encoding peptidoglycan-binding domain-containing protein, translating into MNKFPFRQRRCEPSLPISLVNLRPVLYPGVTPQSFQKSINELQSRLKAKGYSLNLSGRFDLETESAVRQFQKDNGLFIDGVVGVVTWICLCYPKLSRNSNKGASQEIVDAIADLQKTLREGPFKCSIKDENGYFGKDTEAAVKVFQQKCGLKIDGTMGTISWIVLLGMSRTFEGDSLQRNFRFELPQMFYSSFLWDQLLKVTAIVLGMYYNPFPKVQNLHLSNAVTTAYALTFLVPLLIEYFPLKRLSQSGSPLLQYGPYVGVGIFWYTIFEAVGTFIGKMVLK; encoded by the coding sequence ATGAATAAATTTCCATTCAGACAAAGAAGGTGTGAACCAAGTTTGCCGATCTCTCTGGTTAATCTACGACCTGTACTTTACCCAGGGGTTACTCCGCAATCATTTCAGAAAAGTATCAATGAATTACAAAGCCGCTTAAAGGCAAAGGGATACTCATTAAATTTAAGTGGAAGATTTGATCTAGAAACTGAGAGCGCCGTTCGACAATTTCAGAAAGATAATGGCCTCTTTATCGATGGTGTGGTTGGTGTAGTAACGTGGATTTGTTTGTGCTATCCCAAACTTTCACGTAACAGTAATAAAGGTGCGTCTCAGGAAATAGTAGATGCGATTGCGGATTTACAGAAAACCCTGAGGGAAGGACCATTCAAATGTTCTATAAAAGATGAAAATGGCTATTTCGGGAAGGATACTGAAGCAGCAGTTAAAGTGTTCCAACAGAAATGCGGACTCAAAATCGATGGAACGATGGGAACAATTTCGTGGATCGTTCTATTGGGGATGAGCCGAACTTTTGAGGGAGATTCCTTACAAAGAAATTTCCGGTTTGAATTACCCCAGATGTTTTACTCTTCATTCCTTTGGGATCAACTATTAAAAGTTACTGCTATTGTATTGGGCATGTACTACAATCCATTCCCTAAAGTACAGAATCTTCACCTTTCTAATGCGGTAACAACAGCGTATGCGCTCACCTTCTTGGTTCCGTTGTTGATAGAATACTTTCCCCTAAAACGTCTTAGCCAATCAGGATCTCCCCTTTTGCAATATGGACCCTATGTAGGCGTTGGCATATTTTGGTACACCATATTTGAAGCTGTAGGCACCTTCATTGGGAAGATGGTGCTCAAATAG
- a CDS encoding FmdB family zinc ribbon protein: protein MPLYEFKCDDCGLFEQWRTMAESGNPASCPECQKAAKRIFSAPALLSGSLRLKQENREPQLVQRSAPREPERPKVKSHTGGRPWMISH from the coding sequence ATGCCCCTGTACGAGTTTAAGTGTGACGATTGTGGTCTTTTTGAACAATGGCGGACCATGGCGGAGTCAGGTAATCCGGCAAGCTGTCCAGAGTGCCAAAAAGCTGCAAAACGGATCTTTTCTGCACCTGCTCTGTTGTCGGGTTCCCTACGGTTGAAACAAGAAAACCGTGAACCACAGCTTGTTCAACGGTCAGCCCCTAGAGAACCAGAACGTCCTAAGGTTAAAAGCCACACAGGTGGAAGACCCTGGATGATCAGCCATTAG
- a CDS encoding DNA-directed RNA polymerase subunit omega: MGSIHKRPVFDSTQVMRRADDLIAAASNRYRITVQVANRAKRRRFEDFESVDDPTMKPVMRAIIEMSDELTQPEIIGE, translated from the coding sequence ATGGGTTCCATTCACAAACGTCCCGTATTCGATAGCACTCAGGTCATGCGTCGGGCTGACGATCTGATTGCGGCAGCCTCTAACCGCTACCGGATTACGGTTCAGGTGGCAAACCGGGCAAAACGGCGTCGATTTGAAGATTTTGAGAGCGTCGATGACCCCACCATGAAACCTGTAATGCGGGCAATCATCGAGATGTCGGATGAGTTGACCCAGCCAGAAATTATTGGTGAGTAA
- the rsmI gene encoding 16S rRNA (cytidine(1402)-2'-O)-methyltransferase, translating into MPAPHSGTLYIVGTPIGNLEDMTFRAVRILQTVDFIAAEDTRHTGKLLQHFQVATPQISYHDHNRQSRTPELLERLHKGKTIALVTDAGMPGISDPGYELVKACADEGISVVPIPGPSAVIAGLTASGLRSDRFVFEGFLPAKPQLRRSHLEILKTESRTLIFYEAPHRLRQTLQDLAILGEDRQVVLARELTKLHEEIWRGTIGQAIAHYRDREPQGEFTLVVAGAELTQPIPSEAALKTELQTLLKQGLSRSEASRQLAQQTSLPRRQIYQLALSLTD; encoded by the coding sequence ATGCCCGCTCCCCATTCAGGAACTCTTTACATTGTCGGTACACCCATTGGCAACCTGGAAGATATGACCTTCCGGGCAGTACGGATTTTACAGACAGTTGATTTCATTGCAGCGGAAGACACACGCCATACAGGCAAACTGCTGCAACATTTTCAGGTTGCTACGCCGCAGATTAGTTATCACGATCACAATCGCCAGTCCCGTACACCGGAATTGCTGGAACGCCTGCACAAGGGCAAGACGATCGCCCTTGTAACGGATGCTGGCATGCCAGGAATTTCTGACCCAGGTTATGAACTGGTAAAAGCCTGCGCCGATGAGGGCATTTCAGTGGTGCCCATTCCTGGTCCCAGTGCGGTGATCGCTGGATTGACCGCATCCGGTTTGAGGAGCGATCGCTTCGTGTTTGAAGGATTCTTGCCCGCAAAACCCCAACTTCGGCGCTCCCATCTAGAAATCCTCAAAACTGAGTCCCGCACGCTGATCTTTTACGAAGCTCCCCATCGATTGCGTCAAACCTTGCAAGATCTGGCAATTCTGGGCGAAGATCGCCAGGTTGTCCTGGCACGGGAATTAACCAAATTACACGAAGAAATTTGGCGGGGAACGATTGGGCAAGCGATCGCCCACTATCGCGATCGGGAACCTCAAGGAGAATTTACCCTGGTTGTTGCCGGAGCAGAACTTACCCAACCCATTCCATCCGAAGCTGCACTTAAGACCGAACTGCAAACCCTGCTTAAACAAGGACTTTCGCGCTCTGAAGCCAGCCGTCAGCTGGCACAGCAAACCTCCTTACCCCGTCGCCAGATTTATCAACTGGCGCTATCTTTGACGGATTAA
- a CDS encoding DUF433 domain-containing protein: protein MATAKIRKTPGICNGAACIGRTQIPVWQLVALRAQGCSDANLLSDYPQLTRDDLKAVYTYYAQNTEEIDAAIAAEASES from the coding sequence ATGGCAACGGCAAAAATTAGAAAGACACCTGGCATCTGCAACGGAGCCGCTTGCATCGGACGGACGCAAATTCCCGTATGGCAATTGGTCGCCTTGCGCGCTCAAGGGTGTTCCGACGCCAATTTGCTCAGCGATTACCCGCAGTTAACCCGAGACGACTTGAAAGCAGTCTACACCTACTATGCTCAGAACACTGAAGAAATTGACGCGGCGATCGCAGCTGAGGCTTCAGAGAGCTAA
- the rdgB gene encoding RdgB/HAM1 family non-canonical purine NTP pyrophosphatase — MTVLVVATGNPGKLKEMQAYLTGLDWELVLKPEELEIEETGETFAENACLKASQIALATGQWAIADDSGLAVDALGGAPGVYSARYGKTNADRIERLLNALGSNPDRHARFVCVIALAQPNGKIILQAEGICPGTILHEPRGSGGFGYDPIFYVPEHNQTFAEMPPELKNAISHRGRAFAVLLPQLKAFRETNP; from the coding sequence ATGACAGTGCTGGTAGTGGCAACAGGAAACCCAGGTAAACTGAAGGAGATGCAAGCCTATCTGACCGGCCTGGATTGGGAGCTAGTTCTCAAACCAGAGGAATTGGAGATAGAAGAAACGGGGGAAACGTTTGCCGAAAATGCCTGCCTGAAAGCATCCCAAATTGCGCTGGCAACGGGACAGTGGGCGATCGCAGATGACTCTGGTTTGGCTGTGGATGCCCTGGGTGGCGCACCAGGCGTTTACTCCGCCCGCTACGGAAAAACGAATGCAGACCGGATCGAGCGATTGCTGAATGCCTTGGGCAGTAACCCCGATCGCCATGCCCGCTTTGTTTGTGTAATTGCCCTTGCCCAACCGAATGGAAAAATAATTCTGCAAGCAGAAGGCATCTGCCCTGGGACGATCCTGCATGAACCCCGTGGCTCTGGGGGGTTTGGGTATGACCCCATCTTTTACGTGCCTGAGCACAACCAAACTTTTGCCGAAATGCCCCCAGAACTAAAAAATGCCATTAGCCATCGGGGGCGGGCGTTTGCGGTGTTGTTGCCCCAGTTGAAGGCGTTTAGAGAAACTAACCCATAA
- a CDS encoding helix-turn-helix transcriptional regulator produces the protein MESSTNALKVWKNPHEHLKSVLLQGVLEGLIDGILVLTEQGELVHANGNAYQILEQLSQNEMQTHLIHKEMRRVCQAVIDSLELFPDKSIIVESEVLIEASKVVRIRARWFRLETFNQPLVLLALEDQHQSNQSRAIAEVQKYQLTPREAEIWLLRRANYTYQEIATELVISLNTVKKHLKNIYDKFKFHEPGQYSYHQLEYSSPKPVAREA, from the coding sequence ATGGAAAGCTCTACAAATGCCCTGAAAGTCTGGAAAAACCCTCATGAGCATCTTAAAAGTGTGTTATTACAAGGGGTTCTTGAAGGTTTGATAGATGGTATTTTAGTCCTGACTGAACAAGGTGAATTGGTTCATGCCAATGGAAATGCCTACCAAATCCTTGAGCAACTTTCCCAAAATGAAATGCAGACCCATCTGATTCATAAAGAGATGCGTCGGGTTTGTCAGGCTGTAATTGATAGTCTTGAGCTATTCCCTGATAAATCGATCATTGTGGAGTCTGAAGTGTTGATTGAAGCTTCAAAGGTTGTGCGGATTCGAGCCAGATGGTTCAGGTTAGAAACATTCAACCAACCTTTGGTTTTACTAGCCCTGGAGGATCAGCATCAATCCAATCAAAGCCGTGCGATCGCAGAAGTTCAAAAATATCAATTGACACCTCGTGAAGCAGAAATTTGGCTACTGCGGCGAGCCAACTATACTTACCAGGAAATTGCAACTGAGCTGGTTATCTCTCTCAACACTGTAAAAAAGCATCTAAAGAATATCTACGACAAGTTCAAATTCCATGAGCCTGGGCAGTACTCCTATCATCAGCTTGAATACAGCAGCCCCAAGCCTGTTGCGCGCGAGGCTTAA
- a CDS encoding response regulator codes for MNQDLPHLENLKLLVVDDHEIILGGTIDVLRQHFPKAKIFVAKTAQTALEKVAHCQPDLVILDLSIPETEGEIARPDTGIQFLKTLMRKYPTLNLTV; via the coding sequence ATGAATCAGGACTTGCCCCATCTAGAAAATCTAAAACTCCTGGTTGTGGATGATCATGAAATCATTCTGGGTGGCACGATCGATGTGTTACGTCAGCATTTCCCAAAAGCAAAAATCTTTGTAGCAAAAACCGCCCAAACTGCGCTGGAGAAAGTTGCCCATTGCCAACCTGATTTAGTCATCTTGGATCTCTCAATTCCAGAAACGGAGGGAGAAATTGCCCGCCCTGATACGGGGATTCAATTTCTCAAGACTTTAATGAGAAAGTACCCAACCCTTAACCTGACGGTGTAG
- the pgsA gene encoding CDP-diacylglycerol--glycerol-3-phosphate 3-phosphatidyltransferase, producing the protein MNLPTWITVSRLLAVPFILYGLLTPTPEVRWVVLGVFLVAAGTDWLDGYLARRLNQVTELGKFLDPLVDKFLVLAPLLSLIELGQVPAWGVFLVLARELAIAGWRVNPSLRGSSEISGANLWGKLKTVSQIGAIALLIAPLPDAWRLPSLIAFWISVALTLGSGAIYLLPQRAAGE; encoded by the coding sequence ATGAATCTACCCACCTGGATTACCGTATCCCGCTTGCTGGCTGTACCGTTTATCCTTTACGGGCTGCTAACACCAACACCGGAGGTTCGCTGGGTTGTTTTAGGTGTGTTTTTGGTGGCAGCGGGGACTGATTGGCTGGATGGTTACCTTGCCCGTCGGCTAAACCAGGTGACGGAATTGGGGAAATTTCTCGATCCGCTGGTTGATAAGTTCCTGGTGTTGGCTCCCCTGCTTTCTCTGATTGAGCTGGGGCAGGTGCCTGCCTGGGGCGTATTTCTGGTTTTGGCGCGAGAATTGGCGATCGCTGGTTGGCGGGTTAACCCCAGTCTGCGGGGCAGTTCCGAAATTTCTGGGGCAAACCTTTGGGGTAAGTTAAAAACGGTTAGCCAAATTGGGGCGATCGCCCTCCTGATAGCCCCCTTGCCTGATGCCTGGCGTCTTCCTTCCCTGATTGCTTTTTGGATTTCCGTTGCCCTAACCCTAGGGTCAGGAGCCATTTACTTACTACCCCAGCGGGCAGCAGGCGAGTAG